TACCTTAATGAGCTGGGccagaggaatggctgcagaagagtcctcaatctgttcacaaaaaattaaacacatattcaagttgtacaatcaaaacatagcagaagttaacctctactgcagtctgaaagtctgcactatagcctccgtgtgtcatggaaagagtcatttccaacggaatgtaattgtactggttcaaaacaaagtccaaagctatgacggcttcagagggcctacgtggttcatgagaagcagctaaactcagtctgctggggtttagatatttgcatttgcagacaaacgATGAAACTAAACCATTTCATCGGATAAAGTGGAAAGATCAAATGCAGAACTTTGGAATACCGCTTTGGGtaccaacaacatttaaactcacagcaatctgatagagaccttcatgtactcagagggggccaaacaacatcacttcagtcatacagctttaggaacaaatactcaagtatttcaggacacGGGAAGGAATcttagctgcacagaactgtcctcatAACCTAGGGGATAGGTTGATTTTGGGACTTCTTGGAACCACcaagtcaaaagtaagaaaaagtaccaagtggcacaacaacggtttctcagtgcgttttgacaacatcttccaaaactgttaggcaaagaaagtacttaaaaacaaaagctaagcGATACAatgtgaaaatggcaaaaaatacgctccaaacaattttaattgcaaggaACAAAGAGCACACGACAGCCTATACAAACACACCAGCTCTAGACAGAGAGGTGTAGAACACAGCACCAATTGAATTGTGCAAACCTTGAACCTACATGATCTAGAAACTATCCTacattatctgtacaacacaaagtcatccaggaaatattccagcatattcagtatgaaacacaatgcctcactaggcacaaataccaatattcacattagaactgtgcaaatgatggcagtactcagtgttcactgtgctgtgaatcaaacacagggtctctacaacatacactatgtctcactgcaaaacagattaacttcatgtttgggagattaataggaggctacattgtttagaattaagtgcaatgtgtaggaaaaaagtgtgagattgtgtttgtacatactgctctggatgttccactcgctggctccgttcgagttctagaagaagaaataaaggggatgagaacttagaacaaagcacttgcacccagccaaaagcagtgaaagcagattctaAAACCTAAACTTCAAGACATTATGTTCTGATAGTCTGGTcaatgtggaaatgtatttgtacgcATAAATCAAATCCCAAATCCCATTTCTAGtttgtcagcaattactgtaagacttacagctctagaacacaacagtgccagaggaagtcctcaggcattttgtctctgctgtgtaagtatcaaaacgatgaagtctgtgctacagctctgtgctcttaaacaatcaaccatcacattagcgactgttgccctttcctctagagccagtatgcaaaaaagccagattggaggcataagaatacctgccataccccaccccgcctcccccaaatgcaagacacagtcaaacactgacaaacagactcttctgagatgggaacatgcgtatctgtctttcctataaaagcaagagaaagaagatcgatgcaagccgagtgcctctctaaactaatctccacagaaaaggctaagagactgcaacccctgacagagactgcagtgctttacgggtacttacataactggtgttttgctggtagttttaactcctctaaCAGGGACTCTTCTAACAACTACCGAGGAGTTCTTAGGAATGAGAGCAttggcatctgtgtattctgaaaacaacaccaatacagaagaaaacatgagtcagtttgtaagcatattaagatgtaattacatagcacttgagagaatcccttcacagacaggaaagcaaaagtttatatcaaacaccagcagcaaaaccttttccactcttttcaaacagtttggatgccagcagcaaaatggtctcaGAGGTCCCTGAAGGAGAGTGTGCTCAtgcatgaggttctttcctgacctgccttaagttgcttttgcttctgctgggctacaaacccaagagatctgtggagagaaacaaaccacagcaaagtctcacCCGCATAAACCAGATTCTAAAGTCTGACCAGCTTGCCCTGCAACAAAGCAGGCACTTGGCTAAAGCACGAAAACTCTGCCCCGTTGCTTTCCGAGCTGTTCACTAAAAACAATTCCCCCGTGCCGCGAGTGCTGgggactgacagaacacagaaggagcCGCCATCTCTCGGCTCCTCGGAGCTTCATCCATcgacagccacactgacagctgctcagcgctgtaccctcacatggaaatgggactggcagggctagagtttggatcacagaaaccggagggggttttgagcttgctttcacaggcagggcagaacgggctccaactaaaggggtctctcctctcttaagctaGTCATCCAGTTTGAATAAGCCAAAGGGACGTGAATTCTTTCAACtcactttttgcagagcagagagactcaaATGAAATCAATTACAAAGACCAGCCTTCCGAAAAGCCTTTGAAACCAGTGTGTGCCTGAGGGTCTccatgctttgccatggcttacaccgtgtccctcttttgaagaggaggagctaccTGAGACACTCGGACTGAGTAGGCCTCAAATGCAAAGATCTCTCCATGAGTAAGCTTCAAACGTAAAGACGTCTCCAtgagaagggtttatatattGTACTTACACAAGCTGGATAGGACTCAATGTTTTAAAGCgccatcagcagccattccctgtcatCTGCCTCCAGTCTTAACTACTAAAAGCCCTCACCTCTGGAGGCCAAATCAGAACGATGGCCCgaaagccaaagttgctgtgaaagtactactaatgacagaacccgaagcttttacagaagtcataCCCTGAAACCAACGCCTAGAGCTCTGCTCAAATGGGGAATCTCACCATCACGCAGCCACCTGTCAAGACAGGCCTGCGCCGGGGTTTTCTGATGTCGGAGGAGCTcaaacaccactgaggctgacaagcaacggggacgtgatgccagcggcagctctggaagcccaaagcagctgtttccacctgctgagcggagtcatacagagtgttctttctggtccagatcacagaccactggactgagatttcagaggcacaggataagcaacagtggcctcacaaaaaggcaggagtttgctagGCCTGTGCCCCACTGAgggttgtgctgggtctgcagaagattgcaggtggcagcacctctccgcgagggaggctgtgtgtatgaggacagcaaccagtgcgcttattcgccagttctgcaagcctgcagaggtcagctggaacatgcacaacaggtgtatgaggcaAAAAGGGGAATGGGtcctctttctgtattttgtgacAATTCTTTGACCATTGGAAGAGAACcattgacatctgccttctgaacacactgtccttgcatgcagagatatatagagagagagatgcatgcttgttttccatccactggtgaagtgcacagggaggagacctccagccatctaacagcagactgatagaaaaatgaattccccttacaggtcaatcagtacacatttaaatggatcagctgaaaactgaagagtgacaataacctggtgaggtaaaggctttatttgcacagggcacGTATCACGGCACATATCTGTGGGgggacttgaagtatcctcccactagcttggtcaccgaggcagagaaCTTGTGGAAGAGGGTTTAAAACAGCGGAGTACGCTGCCGAGGTAGTTCTGTGCAGGGACCTGGCACCTGTTGGCtttcatacatttgattttccttcacctcaactcattgagttcattttggtgatgaaattggtgtcaatggtgaaatctggtgaagtcaaacaatgtcgacttaaaagttaacttttttgtttttaaataggaaaggactaaaaccggagcattattcctgaagtccttggaaatttctgtttgctctctttaacagctgccagcttagcctaACAGTTCTCAGACAAAAGTGGCACctgccagcaggaacctgttccccgcaggcagcagcatcccctagcagagccttggcaggtaccaggagctgcgaagCAGTGTCACTCCGCCTGGCCacgactccacatctgcaggctgagcagtgacatGACGCTCAACagggctacttttgacagttgtccaagcagagctccaacaaaaatgttcaacaaagctggagccaacaccatcgttgattcctactcccttctagcacaaagcttgttttactgccagtgatggccagtaagtggctacaggggGGGCTTTGGCAAGCACTACCCATTGCACATCGAGCAGGTGGTCTTCTACGCCCAGCTCCCTGTCTCACAAACAGATCGAAACGGCTCCGTGAGGTCCCCACACACGCCACAGCCACCGACGGTGGCCGAATCGCactgtcccttcccaccccaccaaaTTGCTGGCGCCGGTTCCCCGTACACCGGCGCAACgggccccgggctgactcacgccacgtggggacaagccccagagagcagcgtgtggtcccgcaggccgcggccgccgccagccgggcagtgcccgaggccccgcgcccgccgcccccatgCACCTTCTCCGGTCTCGGCGTTGGTGACCCGCAGATCGcagttggccgccttcagcttctggcggcccatgatctCGCGCTTCAGGTTGCCGAGGGAGATGTGGAGGCCGCTGAAGGTGACCGTGTCGCGGCGCAGCTGGGAGGAGAACTGGTAATGGACGCACGGCATGGCTGGGCCCAGCGACGCCTGCTCCTGACAGCGTCTGCCGTGCGCGGCAGGTGGTAtttgccagcccctggcccccgcccCTGCAACGCCTCCGGCCCGGGAccctcagcgatggagctggTCTGCAGCGGCAGCgcccaccctgctcctcctggcagcccgggccagcagatgggcgatgggagaggccccgcggccccagctcagcctccgctccctctctcacgggcagcgctcccaggctcgctgtggcaactcgggtgctgctgccccagcgctccaccgaggggcttcctggccaccagcagcacagactgcgacctgccaccaccactgccacggcAACGAGTCGCCACAGACGGCCACGGCACTGCCACGCCCACCCCGCAGCATTATGACCCGGCCCATGGTGACACAAGGCCGGTGTTctgtcaccgcccggggctgtgcctgcccggtgtccctcctgccacccccggcgctctcctctgcctggagttctgccacccccatggcctgtggtgtcccccctgtcactgtccaggccttcaccacgcagcatcagctccctcccgccagcccctgggcctgtggggtccctcccaacagccccgCGCCCGTCAGGGCCcgacctcctgtcccccccaggctgtcaccacccgctgtcccctcctgccagcagcccccagggcaaggcagcctggggcagaggcagtgggctttgccctgtggcctcggctgccggagctgccgggcggggacgggaggggacgtctcagggtgccgagccaggccccacgtcccctctgccgccgccccgctccccgctgacggggcagccccttgtttcccgccggggccggggccggtcggggccggtcgctctaaaggggccgccgcggcgcctttctccgggtctgtcaccgccgatgcgaagccggggccggtccagcggcgcgggccgggcccgggagcggcggcggcgctgcccgtggccgtggcgccggcggcccggggcggccggagccgcggggccggtgagtcggggccgggggcgcggccgagg
Above is a genomic segment from Athene noctua chromosome 6, bAthNoc1.hap1.1, whole genome shotgun sequence containing:
- the LOC141961802 gene encoding E3 ubiquitin-protein ligase RBBP6-like, which gives rise to MPCVHYQFSSQLRRDTVTFSGLHISLGNLKREIMGRQKLKAANCDLRVTNAETGEEYTDANALIPKNSSVVVRRVPVRGVKTTSKTPVITRTEPASGTSRAIEDSSAAIPLAQLIKLREEAPGYTSTILCLLSLRKTWPLYKELSNKWGKIVGGFW